In Dermochelys coriacea isolate rDerCor1 chromosome 10, rDerCor1.pri.v4, whole genome shotgun sequence, one DNA window encodes the following:
- the PYGO1 gene encoding pygopus homolog 1 encodes MSAEQEKDPIALKRARGGDSGLDGLGGPGVQLGSPDKKKRKSNTQGSSFPPPSEYAPPPNPSSDHLVAANPFDDNYNTVSYKPLSSGSPYFSNPGYPGFGGYNTFRMPPHMLPRMSSPYGGSYTLRNQPHPLPQNPVGMGFNRPHAFNFGPHDNTGFGNQPSYNSGQMSQNINMPSQYFRPNPGENFGHIPPQNTSQIPHPDMTSNFGPASNPNFNSQLDSNHSFVPPPNTYNQTKLSAQKQDFSQGVGKTSSQNTATHQHHHRTDDIMNQGSADLKNVNRNNVVNQESNHSHNADNTNSSHANGTQSKSRQPRVTAEGCNSEKSSKTSLHPSRHGHSSSEPVYPCGICTHEVNDDQDAILCEASCQKWFHRICTGMTESAYGLLTAEASAVWGCDTCMAEKDVQLMRTRETAGPPALNTDG; translated from the exons ATGTCAGCGGAACAGGAGAAGGATCCCATCGCGCTGAAGAGAGCCCGAG GTGGTGACAGTGGATTGGATGGGTTAGGAGGACCAGGAGTACAACTTGGAAGCCCAGATAAGAAAAAGCGCAAGTCAAATACACAG ggatcttcctttcctcctccatctGAATATGCTCCACCGCCAAATCCAAGCTCAGACCACCTTGTAGCGGCTAACCCATTTGATGATAACTATAATACTGTCTCCTATAAACCCCTATCTTCAGGAAGTCCTTATTTCAGCAATCCTGGTTACCCTGGTTTTGGAGGTTATAACACTTTCAGAATGCCACCTCATATGCTGCCCAGAATGTCCTCGCCATATGGTGGTTCTTACACCCTCAGAAACCAGCCACACCCACTTCCTCAGAACCCCGTGGGAATGGGTTTTAATCGACCTCATGCTTTCAACTTTGGTCCACATGATAACACAGGTTTTGGAAATCAGCCATCTTATAACAGTGGTCAAATGAGTCAAAATATCAATATGCCCAGTCAGTACTTCAGACCAAATCCTGGTGAGAACTTTGGTCACATTCCTCCACAAAATACTAGTCAAATACCACACCCTGACATGACATCTAACTTTGGACCTGCAAGCAATCCAAATTTTAATTCCCAGTTAGATTCAAACCATTCTTTTGTTCCACCTCCCAACACCTACAATCAGACAAAACTATCAGCACAAAAACAAGACTTCAGTCAAGGTGTAGGCAAAACTTCCAGCCAGAACACTGCTACACATCAGCATCACCACAGAACAGATGACATCATGAACCAAGGTAGTGCTGACTTAAAAAACGTTAATCGAAACAATGTAGTAAATCAAGAGAGCAACCATTCTCATAATGCAGATAACACTAACAGTAGCCATGCTAATGGGACTCAGAGCAAGTCCCGTCAGCCTAGGGTTACAGCTGAAGGATGCAACTCTGAAAAGAGCAGCAAAACATCTCTCCACCCCAGTCGTCATGGTCATTCATCCTCTGAGCCAGTCTATCCATGTGGAATTTGTACACATGAAGTTAATGATGACCAGGATGCCATCTTGTGTGAAGCTTCTTGTCAAAAATGGTTTCATCGGATTTGCACGGGCATGACTGAGTCAGCTTATGGCCTCCTCACTGCAGAAGCATCAGCAGTATGGGGCTGTGATACCTGCATGGCTGAAAAGGATGTCCAGTTGATGCGTACTAGGGAGACTGCAGGGCCACCCGCATTGAATACTGATGGATGA